One segment of Rhodohalobacter mucosus DNA contains the following:
- a CDS encoding thioredoxin family protein, whose translation MSRKALIGIFIAAFLAVFAYYSFIQVIPKEIENEPDWQPLNLAIDQASNGEKYILVDIFEVGCQWCRKMSREVYPSPTIRAILDRDFVSVKINGNSESLITYKGEEMMEKEFAALMGVTAFPFTVVLDNEGNVVDRRRGYMDTQSLSRFLKDALAEEVSP comes from the coding sequence ATGAGCAGAAAAGCATTGATAGGAATTTTTATAGCGGCCTTTCTTGCTGTATTTGCATACTACTCCTTTATCCAGGTAATACCGAAAGAGATTGAAAATGAACCGGATTGGCAGCCCCTGAATTTGGCCATTGATCAGGCCTCAAACGGAGAAAAGTATATCCTGGTTGATATATTTGAAGTGGGATGCCAGTGGTGCAGAAAAATGAGCCGTGAGGTATATCCTTCCCCGACGATACGGGCAATTCTTGACAGGGATTTTGTATCAGTAAAAATTAACGGCAATTCCGAGTCGCTGATTACCTACAAGGGTGAAGAGATGATGGAAAAAGAGTTTGCGGCCCTGATGGGTGTGACTGCATTTCCTTTTACAGTGGTTCTTGACAATGAAGGCAACGTGGTTGACCGCCGCCGCGGGTATATGGATACCCAAAGCCTGTCCAGGTTTCTGAAAGATGCACTGGCTGAAGAGGTCTCACCATGA
- a CDS encoding metal-dependent hydrolase, with translation MDTITQMTLGAAVGEAVLGKKIGGRAILWGAVLGTLPDLDVIINPFVDGVVEMRNHRGFTHSLFFCLLFSPIIGSAFNRWYAERAVGWQRWSWMVFLIFGTHILIDTITTYGTQVLYPLSDIPFTTDSMFIIDPFYTLPLLSGLILSLFMKRDSGFRRLANGSGLALSTLYIIWGLGIKSHVHTVFSESFENRFGYHEMLKTTPNGPNTFLWTGYAVRNDTVYNANYSLFDTSQELNFLAIPRNSYLIEPYIDDRAVETLLWFSRGYYTVEKTDSSLYFNDLRFGRDDLWLTDEGNFVWKNRILFNEEGEAHSFEQILPSFDTRSQNISLFMNRIRGK, from the coding sequence ATGGATACCATCACACAAATGACACTGGGTGCCGCCGTCGGTGAGGCGGTTCTGGGAAAAAAAATTGGAGGCAGGGCAATACTTTGGGGCGCTGTACTTGGTACTTTGCCCGATCTGGACGTCATTATCAACCCATTTGTAGACGGCGTTGTGGAGATGCGCAATCACAGGGGGTTTACACATTCTCTCTTCTTTTGTCTGCTTTTTTCACCGATCATCGGATCCGCATTCAACAGATGGTACGCAGAACGGGCTGTTGGGTGGCAGAGATGGTCCTGGATGGTCTTTTTAATATTTGGTACACACATTCTGATTGATACGATTACCACCTACGGAACGCAGGTGCTTTATCCTCTGTCGGATATACCTTTTACAACTGATTCGATGTTTATCATTGATCCGTTTTATACACTGCCTCTGCTGTCGGGACTGATCCTGTCACTGTTTATGAAAAGAGATTCAGGGTTCAGGCGACTGGCCAATGGAAGCGGTCTAGCACTCAGCACTCTGTATATTATCTGGGGACTTGGAATAAAATCGCATGTGCATACCGTTTTTTCTGAATCATTCGAGAATCGGTTTGGATACCACGAGATGCTTAAGACCACGCCAAATGGCCCGAACACTTTTTTATGGACCGGCTATGCCGTGAGAAATGATACGGTTTACAATGCAAACTACTCTTTGTTTGATACGTCGCAGGAACTGAATTTCCTGGCCATCCCGAGGAACAGCTACCTGATAGAACCGTATATCGATGACCGGGCCGTGGAAACACTTTTATGGTTCTCACGAGGATATTATACCGTTGAAAAAACCGACAGTTCGCTCTATTTCAATGATCTGAGGTTCGGCAGGGATGATCTGTGGCTGACCGATGAGGGTAATTTTGTGTGGAAAAACAGAATTTTATTTAATGAAGAGGGTGAAGCACACAGTTTCGAGCAGATTCTTCCCTCATTCGACACACGTTCACAAAATATTTCACTTTTTATGAACCGGATTCGGGGAAAATAA
- a CDS encoding efflux RND transporter periplasmic adaptor subunit, with protein sequence MKNITLYFAALSVLIIISACSSNEQQGVENYGGERTVPAVEAVEARFGSLPLEERLSGVVAAANQIDMYPRISAPVLEVFVQDGDRVQQNDVLIKLDDSEYKEQLKQAEANLRITRAQQRQAEAELNEVESQMRRQLALNERDLTSELEMERVQALLESAEASYELARARVEQAQSSVDEQKQLLGRTEIRAPISGTVGQRSVEPGMLVNTGTMLFTIGDLTRSKVTINLTERMMQYINRGQSVRIFSETLGDTVITASVSRISPFLGAGSFSTTAEIDIRNENMALMPGMFVNVDVLYGESEQATVIPLSSIYRNPNTGESGVYVATGFGIESEFLENSENELANLSNPVDTEFRPINVIARGRETAGVEGINPGEWVVTVGQNLLARDARDTARIRPVGWNKIIAMQRMQPEDLLKEIMNSGVAQNSVNNL encoded by the coding sequence ATGAAAAATATTACCCTTTATTTTGCTGCATTGTCCGTTTTAATCATCATCTCAGCTTGCTCATCAAATGAGCAGCAGGGTGTGGAAAATTACGGCGGAGAACGCACCGTTCCTGCCGTTGAAGCAGTTGAGGCACGATTCGGCTCCCTGCCGCTTGAAGAGAGACTCAGCGGAGTGGTAGCTGCCGCCAATCAAATAGATATGTATCCCCGGATCTCAGCCCCGGTTCTTGAGGTCTTTGTTCAGGACGGCGATCGAGTACAGCAAAATGACGTGCTCATCAAACTGGATGATTCGGAGTACAAGGAGCAGCTGAAGCAGGCCGAGGCCAATTTGCGAATCACACGTGCGCAACAGCGCCAGGCAGAAGCCGAGTTAAATGAAGTTGAATCTCAAATGAGAAGACAGCTTGCTCTCAATGAACGGGATCTGACCAGTGAACTTGAAATGGAAAGAGTACAGGCTCTCCTCGAATCAGCTGAAGCAAGCTATGAACTTGCCCGGGCAAGGGTAGAGCAGGCTCAGTCATCCGTCGATGAACAAAAACAGCTGCTGGGCCGCACGGAAATCCGAGCCCCAATCAGTGGTACCGTAGGACAGCGTTCAGTCGAACCGGGTATGCTGGTCAATACCGGAACAATGCTTTTTACCATAGGCGACCTTACACGCTCTAAAGTTACCATCAATCTCACGGAGCGGATGATGCAGTACATTAACAGGGGACAATCGGTTCGTATTTTCTCTGAAACCCTTGGTGATACGGTGATAACAGCCAGTGTGTCGCGCATTTCACCTTTTCTGGGAGCAGGAAGCTTCAGCACAACCGCTGAAATTGACATTCGAAATGAAAATATGGCCCTCATGCCGGGCATGTTCGTAAATGTCGATGTTCTCTACGGGGAAAGCGAGCAGGCAACGGTTATCCCGCTGAGCTCCATTTATCGGAACCCGAATACAGGTGAATCGGGTGTTTATGTAGCCACCGGATTTGGCATCGAATCTGAATTTCTCGAAAATTCTGAAAATGAGCTGGCTAACCTGAGCAATCCGGTAGATACTGAATTCAGACCCATCAACGTCATCGCCCGAGGGAGGGAAACGGCCGGCGTGGAGGGAATCAATCCCGGTGAATGGGTTGTAACGGTTGGGCAAAATCTGCTTGCACGCGATGCCCGCGACACGGCCCGCATCCGGCCAGTAGGCTGGAATAAAATCATTGCAATGCAGCGCATGCAGCCTGAAGACCTGTTAAAGGAAATCATGAATTCGGGTGTAGCACAGAATTCAGTCAATAACCTTTAA
- a CDS encoding efflux RND transporter permease subunit: MPITETSVKRPIATTMVYLIVIVLGITGFRYLPVDLLPPIDFPRLSVSVDYPNVGPEEIENIITDQLENALAGVANVEEMTSRSSQGESQVTLNFSQNTNLDEAANDVRAALDRVRRSLPEEADAPRVRKFDPNDFPVVILGAQSVYPLDELTLTLERDIAKRFEQIPGVGSIDVWGGVYREIRVNLKRDRLTGSGLTASDVRNAIVAENNTLPGGNVKDGLTQLYVRTLGEFTSIRQISETIIARDDNGFPIRVQDVADVEDTYSDINRVVSVNDQPMIRMGIRKQTGANTVAIAEEIQREVERVNSERDDINLLVIIDQSEFIQDSIDNVQQAAMWGAILAIFILYLFLRNGSTTFIISLAIPISIIATFGLLYFSGLTLNQMSFGGLALGVGLIVDNAIVVLENIVRLRSGGKSLSESALTGTREVGGAIIASTITTSVIFLPVVFMQTITGTMFQQLALVVVFALLCSLLVALSLVPMLASKIMTIKPDSELTAKEKGRFQRFFERFENRYSTFLETAIRRKYTVFAVTAVLLASSFYGIRFIQTELAPQTEADEISINFYLSDGMNIAVANEYLKELKAKVDEVVPRDQVEYISTEVRNGRAEVEITLIEASKRTVSSYELADQIRNKVDGSIPGGFFRVNAQSGLWILRRIFGSGGEEAVQIQLRGYDIATADEVSNEIRQRIEQIPEVRGVRSDREDRRPEQNVVFDRERLAELGLTGREVAQAIQANIGGTRAGYFREGGDEFDINVRLQQDDRMSTLDLNNISVRTANGDVIPVSTVISQETARGPESINRINGQRVTNISANLVSGVPLGTAVEKIQAELADYQLPPGFSIIYGGEYEEQQKAQQDFIISIIMALILIYMVMAAQFERFLDPLIVMFAVPVAVIGVIPTMLLTGTTFNMQSIMGVIMLIGIVVNNAIVLVDYINLMRREKNLSVFEAVVQSGKLRLRPILMTTLTTVLGLLPLSFGWGAGGEIQASLARVVIGGLTASTLITLILVPVVYITANQIKVYAVQKKDEWIPSASESEVAPAPQTT, from the coding sequence ATGCCTATCACAGAAACTTCAGTAAAACGTCCCATTGCAACAACCATGGTCTATCTGATCGTGATTGTATTGGGTATTACAGGCTTTCGGTATCTTCCTGTCGACCTGCTGCCGCCGATTGATTTTCCGCGTCTTTCCGTATCCGTCGACTACCCTAATGTCGGGCCGGAAGAGATCGAGAACATCATAACCGATCAGCTCGAAAATGCGTTGGCAGGCGTAGCAAATGTAGAAGAAATGACCTCGCGGTCTTCTCAGGGTGAAAGTCAGGTTACACTCAATTTTTCTCAGAATACAAATCTTGATGAAGCTGCCAATGATGTGAGAGCTGCGCTTGACCGCGTGCGCCGCAGTTTGCCCGAGGAAGCAGATGCTCCGCGGGTTCGCAAGTTCGACCCCAATGATTTTCCCGTTGTTATCCTTGGCGCTCAGTCCGTATATCCGCTGGATGAGCTCACACTTACTCTCGAAAGGGATATTGCCAAACGATTTGAACAGATTCCCGGTGTCGGATCAATAGATGTTTGGGGCGGCGTTTATCGTGAAATCAGGGTAAATCTGAAGCGCGACAGACTCACAGGCAGCGGTCTCACCGCCAGTGATGTTCGCAATGCTATCGTTGCAGAAAACAATACCCTTCCGGGAGGAAATGTTAAAGACGGCCTGACGCAGCTCTATGTCCGTACACTGGGTGAGTTTACGTCCATCCGGCAAATTTCGGAAACCATTATTGCCCGCGACGATAACGGTTTTCCCATTCGCGTGCAGGATGTAGCCGATGTTGAGGATACCTATAGCGATATAAACAGGGTCGTATCGGTTAATGATCAGCCCATGATCCGAATGGGAATCCGAAAGCAGACAGGTGCAAATACGGTTGCCATCGCTGAAGAGATTCAGCGGGAAGTAGAACGCGTAAACAGCGAACGCGATGATATCAACCTTCTGGTCATCATTGATCAAAGTGAATTTATACAGGACTCTATAGATAATGTGCAGCAGGCCGCTATGTGGGGAGCCATACTGGCCATCTTTATTCTCTATCTTTTTCTGCGTAACGGCTCCACCACCTTTATCATCTCACTCGCCATACCTATTTCCATCATAGCCACATTTGGCCTTCTCTATTTTTCCGGCCTCACTCTCAATCAAATGAGTTTTGGCGGGCTCGCGCTCGGTGTCGGACTAATCGTTGACAACGCTATCGTGGTTCTGGAAAACATCGTTCGCCTCAGAAGCGGGGGCAAGTCTCTGTCAGAAAGTGCACTTACTGGAACAAGAGAGGTGGGTGGTGCCATTATCGCTTCAACCATAACAACCTCCGTTATCTTTCTGCCGGTAGTATTTATGCAAACCATTACCGGTACCATGTTCCAGCAGCTGGCGCTTGTCGTTGTATTCGCACTGCTCTGTTCGCTTCTGGTTGCATTATCGCTGGTTCCAATGCTGGCCAGTAAAATAATGACCATTAAACCGGACTCGGAACTTACAGCAAAAGAGAAAGGCCGTTTTCAGAGGTTTTTTGAACGGTTTGAAAATCGCTACAGTACTTTTCTTGAAACTGCTATTCGCAGAAAATATACGGTTTTTGCTGTCACGGCTGTTCTGCTGGCTTCCTCTTTTTACGGCATACGTTTTATCCAGACGGAACTGGCTCCGCAAACAGAGGCAGATGAAATCTCCATCAATTTTTATTTATCAGACGGCATGAATATTGCGGTCGCCAACGAGTACCTCAAAGAACTGAAAGCCAAAGTGGATGAGGTGGTTCCCCGGGACCAGGTTGAATACATCTCAACAGAAGTACGGAATGGCCGCGCGGAGGTGGAAATAACACTAATTGAAGCTTCTAAGCGAACCGTGAGTTCATATGAGCTTGCCGATCAAATACGAAACAAAGTAGACGGTTCCATTCCCGGCGGTTTCTTTCGGGTAAATGCACAGAGCGGTTTGTGGATTCTGAGGCGAATTTTTGGCTCGGGTGGCGAGGAGGCGGTACAAATCCAGCTTCGCGGTTATGATATTGCTACGGCCGATGAAGTCTCTAATGAAATCAGACAGCGAATCGAACAGATTCCGGAAGTGAGAGGTGTACGGTCTGACCGGGAAGACCGGCGTCCGGAGCAAAATGTAGTGTTCGACAGGGAGCGTCTGGCCGAGCTGGGCCTAACAGGCCGTGAAGTGGCGCAGGCTATACAGGCGAATATTGGCGGCACACGTGCAGGATATTTCAGGGAAGGCGGAGATGAGTTCGACATAAATGTCCGTCTACAGCAGGACGATCGCATGAGCACTCTCGATCTGAATAATATCTCCGTCAGAACTGCAAACGGAGATGTAATACCCGTGTCTACCGTAATCAGCCAGGAAACTGCCCGCGGTCCTGAATCTATCAACCGGATTAACGGACAAAGGGTTACGAATATATCGGCCAACCTCGTAAGCGGTGTGCCTCTGGGCACCGCCGTCGAAAAAATTCAGGCAGAACTCGCAGATTATCAGCTGCCGCCCGGATTTTCCATTATCTATGGGGGTGAATATGAAGAGCAGCAAAAAGCTCAGCAGGATTTTATCATCTCCATCATTATGGCCCTTATACTTATATACATGGTAATGGCTGCACAGTTTGAGCGTTTTCTGGACCCTCTTATCGTAATGTTCGCTGTTCCCGTAGCTGTGATAGGTGTCATTCCAACCATGCTGCTCACAGGCACAACATTCAACATGCAGAGCATAATGGGTGTTATTATGTTGATAGGCATTGTGGTAAATAATGCCATTGTTCTGGTTGACTATATCAACCTGATGAGGCGCGAAAAGAACCTGTCTGTATTTGAAGCCGTTGTTCAGTCTGGCAAGCTTCGCCTTCGGCCAATACTGATGACAACACTGACAACGGTGCTCGGACTTCTGCCTCTTTCATTTGGATGGGGTGCCGGGGGAGAAATCCAGGCATCCCTTGCACGGGTCGTTATCGGCGGCCTTACTGCCTCAACGCTCATCACGCTGATTCTGGTACCGGTTGTCTATATAACTGCCAACCAGATCAAGGTATACGCTGTACAGAAAAAAGATGAATGGATTCCCTCTGCTTCTGAAAGTGAAGTAGCTCCGGCTCCGCAAACTACCTGA
- a CDS encoding YceI family protein encodes MWTLSILLLNLFLNGQPVFQTSLSDSVLVSPESSITVTGSSTLHDWDAVSSNIELSADLPESWFQSEEEWNTEALTGIVAEMPIESLESGRRKMNRDIREALRSEQYPKIRFTSSVAEVLSYQKENGVYEFRLNGNLALAGEERDTQFVCTIDEHENQTLRATCETDIDMTDFNINPPTAFFGALKTDEMVTIMVDLILLSSRGKD; translated from the coding sequence ATGTGGACTCTATCGATACTATTACTGAATCTTTTTCTCAACGGCCAGCCGGTATTTCAAACAAGTTTAAGTGATTCCGTTCTCGTCAGCCCGGAAAGTAGTATTACGGTAACCGGCTCATCAACCCTGCATGACTGGGATGCGGTGTCATCAAATATTGAGCTCAGTGCAGACCTTCCGGAAAGTTGGTTTCAGTCGGAAGAGGAGTGGAATACAGAAGCGTTGACAGGAATTGTGGCTGAAATGCCCATAGAGAGCCTTGAGAGCGGACGCCGCAAAATGAACCGAGACATACGGGAAGCACTGCGCTCGGAGCAGTACCCCAAAATCAGATTCACCTCTTCAGTTGCTGAGGTTCTATCCTATCAGAAAGAAAACGGGGTGTATGAGTTCAGGCTGAACGGGAACCTGGCTCTTGCGGGAGAAGAGAGAGACACGCAGTTTGTATGCACGATAGATGAGCATGAAAATCAAACTTTACGCGCCACATGTGAAACGGATATTGATATGACTGATTTTAACATTAACCCGCCAACTGCTTTTTTCGGGGCACTGAAAACGGATGAAATGGTCACAATTATGGTTGATTTAATTCTGCTATCTTCGAGGGGAAAGGACTGA
- a CDS encoding helix-turn-helix domain-containing protein, whose translation MPRKIGSLTLYSVDDLHEMLGVSKMTLRAYLREGRLKGRKLGVQWYVTEESIRSYFDESGPENVQAKKAQSDKEIMYVVQGVNDLVSETEICTSVEETLECLKNQAIISLFQVEIKDADNGEVIEIVKARDFLERYSG comes from the coding sequence ATGCCCAGAAAAATTGGATCTCTGACCCTTTATTCTGTAGATGATCTGCATGAGATGCTTGGGGTCAGTAAAATGACTCTCCGCGCTTATCTTCGGGAAGGAAGATTAAAGGGGCGAAAGCTTGGAGTGCAGTGGTATGTTACTGAAGAGTCTATTCGTTCCTATTTTGACGAAAGCGGGCCTGAAAATGTTCAGGCCAAAAAAGCACAGTCTGACAAGGAAATCATGTATGTTGTACAGGGAGTGAACGACCTTGTGAGTGAAACTGAAATCTGTACGTCTGTAGAGGAGACGCTTGAGTGCCTGAAAAACCAGGCGATTATCAGTCTTTTCCAGGTTGAAATCAAAGATGCAGATAACGGTGAAGTAATTGAAATTGTGAAAGCACGTGATTTTTTGGAACGCTATTCCGGTTAA
- a CDS encoding NUDIX domain-containing protein, with the protein MEDKERQSRNSISDKLEETPIRSKNVFDGVLLDVYVDEVRLPDGSTSTRDWIKHPGASAVVPVFEDGTVMLLKQYRYPPRRIFAEVPAGKLDPGESPETTAKRELTEESGLICSNLVKTGEFYPAIGYADELIHIYAAWGFAEQQQKSDDDEFLITYRIPYSEALRMVREGEIMDGKTICSLIKTWLWWEDNGPFPVAFT; encoded by the coding sequence ATGGAAGATAAAGAACGACAATCCCGCAATTCGATCAGCGACAAGCTGGAAGAAACACCTATTCGTTCAAAAAATGTGTTCGACGGAGTACTCCTGGACGTGTATGTTGATGAGGTGCGTCTTCCAGACGGCTCAACATCTACAAGAGACTGGATCAAGCATCCGGGAGCGAGCGCCGTAGTGCCTGTGTTCGAGGACGGCACAGTAATGCTTCTGAAACAGTATCGCTATCCACCGCGCAGAATATTTGCTGAAGTTCCGGCCGGAAAACTTGATCCGGGTGAAAGTCCGGAAACGACGGCAAAAAGAGAGCTGACGGAAGAGAGCGGCCTGATTTGTTCAAACCTGGTAAAAACAGGAGAGTTTTATCCTGCCATCGGGTATGCTGATGAGCTAATCCACATTTATGCCGCCTGGGGCTTTGCCGAGCAGCAACAAAAGTCTGACGATGATGAATTTCTTATCACCTACAGAATTCCCTATTCGGAGGCTCTGCGAATGGTCAGGGAGGGTGAGATTATGGATGGAAAAACAATCTGTTCATTAATAAAGACGTGGCTTTGGTGGGAGGATAACGGTCCTTTCCCGGTTGCCTTTACATGA
- a CDS encoding CDP-alcohol phosphatidyltransferase family protein, translating into MGEVINIDGKKIKVRDYIYTWSNFISFTRILVVIPIIWLHINNGFETDVWIIVLIIYGVISDYLDGLVARWRDEISELGKILDPIADKLMAFFLFLYTVILGWIPLWYFFLGVVRDLLIMAGSAHIKRKRGKVAMSIMSGKITVNAMALYWISVFFFREAETAQTFLMVVSALMMIVSFIEYKRRYYKIINGADFN; encoded by the coding sequence ATGGGAGAAGTTATAAATATTGACGGCAAGAAGATAAAAGTGCGCGACTATATTTACACATGGTCGAACTTTATCTCCTTTACCAGGATCCTTGTGGTAATTCCCATCATATGGCTTCATATCAATAATGGGTTTGAAACGGATGTCTGGATTATCGTACTCATTATCTACGGCGTAATTTCGGACTACCTCGACGGTCTTGTTGCCCGATGGCGCGATGAAATATCAGAATTGGGGAAGATTCTGGATCCGATTGCGGATAAGCTGATGGCCTTCTTCCTTTTTCTTTATACAGTTATTCTGGGCTGGATCCCCCTCTGGTATTTTTTTCTGGGAGTAGTCAGGGATCTGCTCATAATGGCCGGATCTGCACATATTAAACGAAAACGCGGCAAAGTTGCCATGTCGATTATGTCGGGCAAAATAACGGTGAATGCAATGGCTCTATACTGGATCTCCGTGTTCTTCTTCCGTGAAGCGGAAACAGCACAGACGTTTCTGATGGTTGTATCCGCACTGATGATGATTGTATCTTTCATAGAATACAAGCGCAGGTACTATAAAATTATAAACGGGGCAGACTTTAATTGA
- the ftsY gene encoding signal recognition particle-docking protein FtsY yields the protein MSWLQKLGLKKQEKLEQGVEKSRDGLLNKIGKSIAGKNTVDAETLDDLEDALISSDVGVKTTIEIIDRIEARVARDKFITQNELQQILREEIADLLKENRPEQPAEFDADFQHKPHVVMVVGVNGVGKTTTIGKLAHLYKNAGKLVVLGAADTFRAAAVDQLTIWGERAGVPIVQQGQNADPAAVAFDTVAAAKSRGADVALVDTAGRLHNKKSLMEELGKIKRVMGKVTDGAPHEILLVLDASTGQNAMQQAKAFTEVVDVTGLVLTKLDGTAKGGIVIGISNELSVPVKYIGVGEKIEDLQIFDRVAFVNALFGSDE from the coding sequence ATGAGCTGGTTACAGAAACTTGGTTTAAAAAAGCAGGAAAAACTGGAACAGGGTGTTGAGAAAAGCCGTGACGGTTTGCTCAATAAAATCGGGAAAAGCATTGCCGGTAAAAATACGGTGGACGCCGAAACCCTCGATGATCTCGAAGATGCCCTCATTTCCTCGGATGTGGGCGTGAAGACCACAATCGAAATAATCGACCGCATTGAGGCTCGTGTGGCCCGGGATAAGTTTATTACCCAAAATGAGCTACAGCAAATACTTCGTGAAGAAATTGCAGATCTGCTCAAAGAGAACAGGCCTGAACAGCCGGCTGAATTTGACGCTGATTTTCAACACAAGCCACACGTGGTGATGGTAGTGGGTGTAAATGGAGTGGGAAAAACCACAACCATAGGCAAACTTGCGCACCTTTATAAAAATGCAGGCAAGCTTGTTGTTTTGGGTGCAGCCGACACCTTCAGGGCGGCGGCCGTAGACCAGCTTACTATTTGGGGTGAACGGGCCGGTGTGCCAATTGTTCAGCAGGGACAAAATGCCGATCCGGCCGCCGTTGCTTTTGATACGGTTGCTGCCGCAAAATCAAGAGGTGCGGATGTGGCGCTTGTTGATACGGCCGGCCGCCTTCACAATAAAAAATCGCTGATGGAAGAGCTTGGCAAAATCAAGAGGGTTATGGGGAAGGTAACAGATGGAGCCCCGCACGAAATCCTGTTGGTTCTGGATGCCTCAACAGGTCAAAACGCCATGCAACAGGCAAAAGCCTTTACGGAGGTGGTTGACGTAACCGGCCTGGTTCTTACCAAGCTGGACGGAACAGCCAAGGGAGGCATTGTTATTGGAATATCCAATGAGCTCAGTGTACCCGTAAAATATATAGGCGTTGGAGAGAAGATCGAGGACCTGCAGATATTTGACCGGGTTGCCTTTGTAAATGCCCTCTTTGGGTCAGATGAATGA